The proteins below are encoded in one region of Patescibacteria group bacterium:
- a CDS encoding TatD family hydrolase — MKPKLFDIHSHLNFPEFDNDREEIIKKMQAEGIFTIVVGTDKETSKSAIKLAESASADDNLFASVGLHPTDKEDGEFSAQGGPVLGWDYGYYKKIAMHPKVVAIGECGIDLFRRERSDLKRQEDVFRKHVKLALEIDKPLMIHCRDAHNEVLEILNSYFLIHGAKLRGNIHFFSGDIDIAQRYFDLGFSISFAGVITFSRDYDEVIKRAPLERIMIETDSPFVAPAPYRGKRNEPLYVKEVAKKIAEIRGISYEEVSEITTENALRMFYEH, encoded by the coding sequence ATGAAGCCAAAACTTTTTGACATTCATTCGCATTTGAATTTTCCTGAGTTTGATAATGACAGGGAAGAGATAATAAAAAAAATGCAGGCAGAAGGTATCTTTACTATTGTTGTCGGTACAGATAAAGAGACTTCTAAAAGCGCCATAAAACTTGCAGAATCCGCCTCGGCGGATGATAACCTTTTCGCTTCTGTTGGCTTGCACCCGACAGATAAAGAAGATGGCGAGTTTTCCGCCCAAGGCGGACCAGTCTTAGGCTGGGATTATGGATATTATAAAAAGATTGCCATGCATCCTAAAGTTGTTGCCATAGGCGAATGCGGAATAGATTTATTTCGTCGGGAGAGAAGCGATTTAAAAAGACAAGAGGATGTATTTAGGAAGCATGTCAAGCTGGCTCTAGAGATAGATAAACCGCTGATGATTCATTGTAGGGACGCTCATAATGAAGTTTTAGAGATTCTTAATTCGTATTTTTTGATACATGGCGCTAAATTGCGAGGGAACATTCATTTTTTCTCAGGAGATATTGATATTGCGCAAAGATATTTTGACCTTGGTTTTTCAATCTCTTTTGCCGGTGTCATCACTTTTTCAAGAGATTATGATGAAGTGATAAAAAGGGCGCCTCTTGAAAGAATAATGATTGAGACGGATTCGCCGTTTGTAGCGCCAGCTCCGTATAGAGGCAAGCGCAATGAACCGCTTTATGTGAAAGAAGTAGCTAAAAAAATCGCTGAAATAAGAGGCATCTCTTATGAAGAGGTGTCAGAGATTACGACAGAGAATGCATTAAGAATGTTTTATGAACATTAG
- a CDS encoding 30S ribosomal protein S6, translated as MDEIGEIKYEIEENIEADPKLYEIGYLLTPLIPTDKLADEVNLIRSAIEKEKGLIVGEEAPKSRQLAYEIKKFNTASFGWIRFMARPDALEGIKKSFDANLNLLRFLILNAEEETVSQKPFKTIKAKSAEETPESSREEIKEEEIDRKLEEIAGL; from the coding sequence ATGGACGAGATAGGGGAAATTAAATATGAAATTGAAGAAAATATAGAAGCCGACCCTAAATTGTATGAAATAGGGTATCTTTTGACGCCTTTAATACCGACAGACAAGCTGGCTGATGAGGTTAATCTGATCAGGAGCGCTATTGAGAAAGAAAAAGGTCTAATAGTCGGAGAGGAGGCTCCTAAAAGCAGGCAACTCGCTTATGAAATTAAAAAGTTTAATACTGCTTCTTTTGGCTGGATTAGATTCATGGCAAGACCGGATGCTTTAGAAGGTATTAAAAAGAGTTTTGACGCCAATCTTAATCTTTTGCGATTTTTGATCTTAAATGCGGAAGAGGAAACAGTCTCTCAAAAACCATTTAAGACTATTAAAGCAAAAAGCGCAGAAGAGACACCTGAATCTTCTAGAGAAGAAATAAAAGAAGAAGAAATTGATAGAAAATTAGAAGAAATTGCAGGTTTATAA
- a CDS encoding single-stranded DNA-binding protein, with the protein MNLNKVLLIGNLTRDPELRSLPSGAQVASFSVATNRVWKDQSGQRKDDTQFHNVVVFGKQAEIVAQYLKKGSSALIEGRIQNRSWDGPDGNKRYRTEIVAERVQFGPRRTDGQSSSQGAEKHEESGKNESVDTIEYPEDDINPDEIPF; encoded by the coding sequence ATGAATTTAAATAAAGTTTTGCTTATAGGTAATTTGACAAGAGATCCTGAGTTGAGAAGTCTTCCTTCTGGAGCTCAAGTCGCTTCATTTTCAGTCGCTACCAACAGAGTATGGAAAGACCAAAGCGGACAGCGCAAGGACGATACACAATTTCATAATGTTGTCGTTTTCGGTAAGCAGGCTGAGATAGTGGCGCAATATCTTAAGAAGGGGAGCTCGGCTCTTATTGAAGGGAGGATTCAGAATAGAAGCTGGGACGGACCTGACGGAAATAAGCGCTACAGGACAGAAATTGTAGCTGAGAGAGTTCAGTTTGGTCCAAGGAGAACTGATGGGCAATCTTCTTCACAAGGAGCAGAAAAACATGAAGAAAGCGGTAAGAATGAAAGCGTTGATACTATAGAATATCCTGAAGACGATATTAACCCTGATGAAATCCCATTTTAA
- the rpsR gene encoding 30S ribosomal protein S18 yields the protein MKQCYFCTNNIKLVDYKDIESLKKFIDPLARVLSRRKSGTCAKHQRKLTISIKRARFLALLPFIGR from the coding sequence ATGAAACAGTGTTACTTTTGTACAAATAATATAAAATTAGTCGATTATAAAGATATAGAATCTTTAAAGAAATTTATTGATCCTTTGGCGCGCGTATTATCAAGGAGAAAGAGCGGTACTTGCGCCAAACACCAGAGAAAACTCACTATCTCTATAAAGCGCGCGCGTTTCTTAGCGCTTCTGCCGTTTATCGGAAGGTAA
- a CDS encoding elongation factor P: MAMLEYNEIRQRKFIIFEGEPYEVLDSHVFRKQQRKPVNQTKLKNMISGRIVEHSFHQSDKAVEAEMETKQIKYLYSNPKKNEIWFCYENKPGERFALSEDIIGPALKFLKENTIVNALTFEDRIIGIKLPIKVELKVTEAPPTIKGNTAQGGNKQVTLETGANVNVPLFINEGDIITVNTETGEYTDRVSK; the protein is encoded by the coding sequence ATGGCAATGTTAGAATACAATGAAATACGACAGAGGAAGTTTATAATCTTCGAAGGCGAACCTTATGAAGTCCTAGACTCGCATGTTTTCCGTAAACAACAAAGAAAACCGGTAAACCAGACAAAATTGAAAAATATGATATCTGGAAGAATTGTCGAACATTCTTTCCATCAAAGCGACAAAGCAGTAGAAGCAGAAATGGAAACCAAACAAATTAAATATTTATACTCCAATCCAAAAAAAAATGAAATCTGGTTCTGTTATGAGAATAAGCCTGGCGAACGTTTTGCCCTTTCTGAAGATATAATTGGCCCAGCCCTTAAATTCCTCAAAGAAAATACTATTGTTAACGCGTTAACATTTGAGGATCGTATCATCGGGATAAAACTTCCGATAAAAGTAGAACTTAAAGTCACAGAAGCTCCGCCGACAATCAAAGGTAATACCGCTCAGGGCGGAAACAAGCAAGTAACGCTTGAAACAGGAGCTAATGTAAATGTGCCTTTATTTATAAATGAGGGAGATATAATAACCGTAAATACTGAGACAGGTGAATACACAGACAGAGTTAGTAAATAA
- a CDS encoding RNA polymerase sigma factor has protein sequence MDFEDKTKSDEEILSLSIDRPSLFEIIVNRYQNAFLRKAKDIIHDDELARDIVQESFMKIYMSASRFREVEEGSFKAWAYRIILNTSFSFYRKRQKERIWFVDEEVEFYENIADETDYVKRNELEDFIISVFSKMPKSLSRILSLYYIEDRPQKEIAKIEGVSLQTVKTRVYRAKKELKRVCADVV, from the coding sequence ATGGATTTTGAAGATAAAACAAAAAGCGACGAGGAGATTTTAAGTCTGTCTATTGATAGGCCGTCACTTTTTGAAATAATAGTCAATCGATACCAAAATGCTTTTTTGCGCAAAGCCAAAGATATTATTCATGATGATGAGCTCGCCAGGGATATTGTCCAAGAATCTTTTATGAAGATTTACATGAGTGCCTCTCGGTTTAGAGAAGTAGAAGAGGGGAGTTTCAAGGCTTGGGCGTATAGGATTATTTTAAATACAAGTTTTTCATTTTATAGAAAAAGACAAAAAGAGAGAATCTGGTTTGTTGATGAAGAAGTGGAGTTTTATGAGAATATTGCCGATGAGACGGATTATGTTAAAAGAAACGAACTTGAAGATTTTATAATCTCGGTATTTTCTAAGATGCCAAAAAGTTTAAGTAGAATATTGTCTTTGTATTATATAGAAGACAGGCCACAGAAGGAGATTGCGAAAATTGAAGGGGTTTCATTGCAGACCGTGAAGACTAGAGTTTATCGCGCCAAAAAAGAACTCAAGCGGGTTTGCGCAGATGTTGTATAA
- the recA gene encoding recombinase RecA, translating to MAKAKDEKTSKEKDNSIEDTLKLIKTKFGEGSIMKLGETPKVDIDVISSGSIGLDEALGVGGIPLGRIIEIFGPESSGKTTLSLLMAAQAQKKGGLCAFIDAEHAMDPEYAKKLGVQINDLLISQPDNGEQALEITESLVRSGKLDLIVIDSVAALTPKDEIEGDMGAYHVGKQARLMSQALRKLTAIGAKSRTSVIFINQIRMQIGVMFGNPETTPGGKALKFYSSVRIDVRRIAQIKKGENVIGNRVRAKVVKNKVAAPFKKAEFDLIFSEGISREGELLALGENHGIIEKSGSSYSYGQEKLGRGYDASRLFLKENPKISNEIEKKIKEELKK from the coding sequence ATGGCGAAAGCGAAAGATGAAAAAACATCAAAAGAAAAAGATAATAGCATAGAAGACACGCTCAAGCTCATAAAAACAAAATTTGGAGAAGGTTCTATAATGAAATTAGGAGAAACACCTAAGGTTGATATTGATGTAATATCATCCGGCTCTATCGGACTAGATGAAGCGCTAGGCGTAGGGGGAATACCTTTAGGGAGAATTATAGAGATATTCGGCCCTGAATCATCAGGAAAAACGACTTTATCCCTTCTTATGGCGGCGCAAGCTCAAAAGAAGGGCGGTCTATGCGCGTTCATTGACGCGGAGCATGCCATGGACCCGGAATATGCAAAGAAACTTGGAGTCCAAATAAATGATCTTCTAATTTCCCAGCCGGACAACGGCGAACAAGCGCTTGAAATAACAGAGAGCCTGGTCCGCTCCGGCAAGCTGGACTTAATCGTGATTGATTCAGTAGCCGCGCTTACTCCAAAAGACGAAATAGAAGGAGATATGGGGGCTTATCATGTTGGGAAACAAGCCAGACTGATGTCGCAAGCGCTCCGCAAACTCACAGCCATAGGCGCAAAAAGCAGAACATCAGTAATATTTATAAATCAGATACGCATGCAAATAGGTGTGATGTTTGGCAATCCGGAGACAACGCCTGGAGGCAAGGCTCTTAAATTTTACTCTTCGGTAAGAATTGACGTAAGACGTATCGCTCAAATCAAAAAAGGAGAAAATGTAATAGGAAATCGCGTCCGTGCCAAAGTTGTGAAAAACAAAGTCGCCGCCCCTTTTAAAAAAGCGGAATTTGACCTTATCTTCTCGGAGGGGATATCCAGAGAAGGAGAATTACTGGCACTCGGCGAAAATCATGGAATTATAGAAAAAAGCGGGTCCTCATACAGTTACGGACAAGAGAAACTCGGGCGAGGATATGACGCCTCTCGCCTATTCCTTAAAGAAAATCCTAAAATATCAAACGAAATAGAAAAAAAAATTAAAGAAGAATTGAAAAAATAA
- a CDS encoding DNA translocase FtsK, translating into MAKKSKKNNNTDKWHSGIKEETKHSILAIISFVLALFLTLSAMGKAGMVGESVFKFFEFLFGGGFFLLPISFFLTGVSFLTSFRPNFMLATLISSVFFFISSLGITDIILKDGESGGFVGKIISFPLIKLFDFWVSLIILFAILIISLLVMFNMRLKLSWPNFLKWPIFNKKNDYEKSQIETDEDEYEAEDEEPEEGKNLEIQPLSPVGSSTSKLEEKLKGAVIAVKDKMTSKKGALDEGSELIIESGSRSGIVFSPPPISLLENDKGKPAVGDTKANSNIIKRTLQNFGIETEMGEISIGPSVTQYTLKPAEGVKLSKIVALQNDLSLSLAAYPIRIEAPIPGKSLVGIEIPNTIKAIVGLASLLKDDEYQNSPYPLLFALGRGVSGKAFFSNLAKMPHILIAGATGAGKSVMIHALITSLLYRNSPENLKLIMVDPKRVELTLYNNIPHLLTPVVTDAKKAILALRWAAREMDRRYDILEKYSTRDIQSYHKNILAPYVKENQKRVSESDENEENASDKPETLPYIVVIVDELADIMTSYPRELESAIVRLAQMSRAVGIHLVISTQRPSVEVITGLIKANIPSRIALQVASQIDSRTILDMSGAEKLLGSGDMLYLASDMAKPRRIQSPFISENEVKKVVKFLKDRYEDYPPADGPQSLNLFGAESEQNSIFNQKFDDETNTGDDDELYEEAREIVIEAGKASSSYLQRKLKVGYARAARLLDILEERGVVGPADGSKPREIYEEPKNDD; encoded by the coding sequence ATGGCAAAAAAGAGTAAAAAAAATAATAATACCGACAAATGGCATTCAGGAATAAAAGAAGAAACAAAACATTCCATCCTCGCAATAATCTCATTTGTCCTTGCTCTGTTTCTTACGCTGTCAGCAATGGGAAAAGCAGGCATGGTCGGCGAGTCAGTATTCAAATTTTTTGAGTTTCTTTTTGGCGGAGGATTTTTCCTTTTGCCTATTTCTTTTTTCTTAACAGGAGTATCTTTCCTGACATCATTCAGGCCGAATTTTATGCTTGCAACACTTATCAGTAGCGTATTCTTTTTTATCTCAAGCTTAGGCATTACAGACATCATCCTCAAAGACGGAGAATCAGGAGGCTTTGTGGGAAAAATAATTTCCTTCCCGCTTATAAAACTTTTTGACTTTTGGGTGAGCCTCATAATTCTTTTTGCAATTCTTATAATCTCGCTTCTTGTTATGTTTAATATGAGACTCAAACTCAGCTGGCCAAATTTCTTAAAGTGGCCAATTTTTAATAAAAAAAATGATTACGAAAAATCACAAATAGAAACCGATGAAGACGAATATGAAGCAGAAGATGAAGAACCGGAAGAAGGCAAAAACTTGGAGATTCAGCCTCTAAGTCCAGTTGGAAGTTCAACCTCTAAATTAGAAGAAAAATTAAAAGGAGCAGTCATTGCTGTAAAAGATAAAATGACAAGTAAAAAAGGGGCATTAGATGAGGGTTCTGAGCTTATCATAGAATCAGGCTCACGTTCAGGGATAGTGTTCTCGCCTCCGCCAATCTCGCTTCTTGAAAATGATAAAGGTAAACCGGCGGTCGGAGATACAAAAGCGAATTCCAATATCATAAAAAGAACCCTTCAAAACTTCGGAATTGAGACAGAAATGGGCGAAATATCAATAGGTCCATCTGTAACCCAATACACACTTAAGCCGGCAGAAGGAGTCAAACTCTCAAAAATTGTCGCTCTTCAAAATGACCTGTCTCTATCTTTGGCCGCGTATCCAATCCGCATAGAAGCCCCGATCCCGGGAAAATCACTTGTCGGCATAGAGATCCCAAACACCATCAAAGCTATTGTCGGGTTAGCTTCACTTCTGAAAGATGACGAATACCAAAACTCTCCCTACCCGCTTCTTTTCGCACTAGGAAGAGGCGTCTCAGGAAAAGCATTTTTCTCAAATTTGGCAAAAATGCCTCACATACTTATTGCAGGAGCAACCGGAGCGGGAAAATCAGTAATGATACACGCGCTTATAACTTCACTTCTTTACAGAAACTCCCCGGAAAATCTTAAACTTATAATGGTAGACCCAAAGAGGGTTGAATTAACACTCTATAACAACATACCGCATCTTCTTACACCCGTAGTAACAGACGCAAAAAAAGCCATTCTAGCCTTAAGATGGGCAGCAAGAGAAATGGACAGGAGGTACGACATCTTAGAAAAATACAGCACGCGCGATATCCAGTCTTATCATAAAAATATACTGGCGCCATATGTTAAAGAGAACCAAAAAAGAGTATCCGAATCTGACGAGAATGAAGAAAATGCGAGCGACAAGCCAGAAACTCTGCCTTATATAGTAGTGATAGTAGATGAGCTTGCCGATATAATGACAAGTTATCCAAGAGAACTTGAGTCTGCCATAGTAAGGCTCGCTCAAATGTCCAGAGCGGTAGGCATACATTTGGTAATATCAACCCAAAGGCCGTCTGTGGAAGTTATAACCGGACTTATCAAAGCGAATATACCGTCTCGTATAGCCCTCCAAGTAGCTTCTCAAATTGACTCCCGAACAATCCTTGATATGTCAGGCGCGGAAAAACTCCTAGGATCCGGCGATATGCTCTACTTGGCAAGCGATATGGCAAAACCAAGACGAATACAATCACCGTTTATCTCAGAAAACGAAGTAAAGAAAGTTGTAAAATTCCTCAAAGACCGGTATGAAGATTACCCGCCGGCTGATGGTCCGCAATCTTTAAACCTTTTCGGAGCCGAGAGTGAACAAAATTCCATTTTCAACCAAAAATTTGATGACGAAACAAACACAGGAGACGATGACGAGCTATATGAGGAGGCAAGAGAGATTGTAATAGAAGCTGGAAAAGCTTCATCGTCATATTTGCAGAGAAAATTAAAAGTAGGCTATGCCAGAGCGGCGCGATTACTTGATATATTAGAAGAGCGGGGGGTTGTAGGTCCGGCTGACGGTTCAAAACCAAGAGAGATATATGAGGAGCCTAAAAATGATGACTAA
- a CDS encoding ArsR family transcriptional regulator: MANEETYNYLTDRVGKITSALYKVTDFMSDKEPLKWSLRGASVNILINVVSLKDKDSQGKITSFAEIFESLNKVIHMLDIASISSFIAGLNFEILKREYEKIGELIETDKKEEILFSDKLFPELTDSVHKDKYFNKGQTDIHNGQYKGQALDKGQGLYKGHSYKGQGQNMSVMNSYYGVGGIQDKQRLGSKNSGLNQNKNISNNNENIINKNQFIDSQKDAQLRDIIDFIKKNGHVTIKDISSNFPKMSQKTIQRRLLYVVDNGLLEKEGDKRWRRYFVKK; encoded by the coding sequence ATGGCAAATGAAGAGACTTACAATTATCTGACGGATAGGGTTGGGAAGATCACAAGCGCCTTATACAAGGTGACGGATTTTATGTCTGATAAAGAGCCTCTCAAGTGGTCTTTAAGAGGCGCTTCAGTCAACATTTTGATAAATGTTGTCTCTTTGAAAGATAAAGACTCTCAAGGCAAGATAACTTCTTTTGCAGAGATATTTGAATCTTTAAATAAGGTTATCCATATGCTTGATATCGCAAGTATTAGCAGTTTTATAGCCGGTTTGAATTTTGAAATTCTAAAGAGAGAATATGAGAAAATAGGAGAGCTTATAGAGACCGATAAGAAAGAAGAAATACTATTTTCTGATAAGCTGTTTCCTGAGTTGACCGATAGTGTTCATAAGGATAAATATTTTAATAAAGGACAAACAGACATTCATAATGGACAGTATAAAGGACAAGCATTGGATAAAGGACAGGGCTTATATAAAGGACATAGCTATAAAGGACAAGGACAAAATATGTCCGTTATGAATAGTTATTATGGTGTAGGGGGTATTCAAGATAAGCAACGCTTAGGCAGTAAGAATAGTGGCCTTAATCAAAATAAAAATATATCTAATAATAATGAAAATATTATTAATAAAAATCAGTTTATAGACAGTCAAAAGGACGCTCAATTAAGGGATATCATTGATTTTATTAAGAAGAATGGACATGTAACTATAAAGGACATCTCTTCTAATTTTCCGAAGATGAGCCAGAAGACGATACAAAGAAGATTGCTTTATGTGGTAGATAATGGACTCTTGGAAAAAGAAGGTGACAAACGCTGGAGAAGGTATTTTGTAAAAAAATAA
- a CDS encoding peptidoglycan-binding protein, whose protein sequence is MSRFKKSRLSKIVSVTLGLTTAVMMFGGVLVTPASAATVEELQAQIATLLAQIQALQSQMSGISGGSVATGTVCGFTFGANLKQGDTGSDAMNLQKVLNSDQATQVASSGVGSTGNESSYFGSLTKSAVIKFQNKYASDVLTPVGLTTGTGYVGPSTRAKLNALFGTCAPTTPPTTGEDTTPPPTSVGTGLTVSSVAQPTASLAVESAARLPFTKVALTASADGDVTVNSILVERTGLAQDAVFAGIVLLDENGNQIGIAKTLNSVHQATVGDPFVVKAGQTRTVTIAGNMLASLDSYAGQVAFLSVVKVNTSANVSGALPITGAGHTININLAIGSATPAVGGLDPNASASKPIGTTGYTFASVKVTSGSAEKIRLNSIRWNQSGSVGSTDLENLKTYVDGTAYDVVASSNGQYYTTNFGSGIVIDKGSSKEVSIKGDIAGGSGRTIIFDIYKNTDINVTGETFGYGITPSGETTATAADTSSQFTTGTPWFDGSKVTVSAGTLNVQKATTVEAQNIAENVTDQPLGGFLVEAKGEEISAASLVFHFTIATTSGSAQSVADVTNITLVDENGSIVAGPADGATVGLSGGTVTFSDTVTFPIGKHLYQLKGKIGTDFANNDTIQASTTPSTDWTTVTGQVTGNSITPSPTSAVVANTMTVKASSLTISVSPDPAAQTVVAGGTFTFANYYFDTTASGEDIKMSTLPLAYGVSGDGSATNLTSCALYDGASQITTGSNVVNPSAAGSSTSFTIDGSGLVIPKGTVKTVSLKCDIAGNATGMYLWGIDSAATFAGTGLTSNQSVTPTATDANGQLITLASSGSFTVALDTGKSPSSKAAAVAGSTGNTVGVLKFHATNEAIDITRVALQITSASTSRNDIVRVTLHDYDSGAQVGEAFFTTANNATSTLTSAFRIPKDSDKYMTVKADLATIGTTGLGTQGHLVTVDYDGTDSTGTRGTGVNSGSTINTGSTADSAVNGLRMFKSLPTVAKVSVPTNSLSNGTKTLLRFKVTADSAGDVGLYKFTVQVSTTTAVVTNLNAYGYTDAAFSNPVSGVNAGGKLMNSDKASFANNADINVVMDNAGTATNIQIPAGQTRYFEVTATVASSAAGASVSTQLQGDAAYPQLLSYMGDVTLVDDDAGSNDDFIWSPNATTTSANAHADWINGYNVIGLPGANLTAEVLSQ, encoded by the coding sequence ATGAGTAGATTTAAGAAATCTAGATTGAGTAAAATAGTTTCTGTAACTTTAGGTCTTACGACTGCTGTTATGATGTTTGGCGGAGTATTGGTTACTCCAGCAAGCGCGGCAACAGTTGAAGAACTTCAGGCGCAGATCGCAACTCTTCTTGCTCAGATCCAAGCTTTACAGAGTCAGATGTCTGGCATCTCAGGCGGGTCTGTTGCTACAGGAACAGTTTGCGGATTCACATTCGGTGCGAATTTGAAGCAGGGTGATACAGGGTCAGATGCTATGAATCTTCAAAAGGTTCTTAACTCAGATCAAGCAACACAAGTTGCTTCAAGTGGAGTTGGCTCAACAGGGAACGAATCATCGTATTTCGGTTCTTTGACAAAGTCAGCTGTTATCAAATTCCAAAACAAATACGCTTCTGATGTTTTGACCCCAGTTGGTCTTACAACAGGAACAGGTTATGTTGGTCCTTCCACTAGAGCTAAGTTAAATGCTCTCTTTGGAACATGTGCGCCAACTACACCTCCAACAACAGGCGAAGACACAACACCTCCACCAACTTCAGTTGGTACAGGACTTACAGTATCTTCTGTCGCTCAACCAACAGCATCACTTGCAGTTGAGAGCGCAGCAAGACTTCCATTCACTAAAGTTGCTTTGACAGCTTCAGCAGATGGAGACGTTACTGTAAATTCAATCCTTGTTGAAAGAACAGGTTTGGCGCAAGACGCTGTTTTTGCCGGAATCGTCCTTTTGGATGAGAACGGAAATCAGATCGGTATCGCTAAGACTTTGAACTCAGTTCACCAGGCAACAGTAGGAGATCCTTTTGTTGTTAAGGCTGGACAGACAAGAACAGTTACAATCGCTGGAAATATGCTAGCAAGCCTAGACAGCTACGCTGGTCAGGTTGCATTCCTTTCAGTTGTTAAAGTAAATACTTCAGCTAATGTATCAGGAGCGCTTCCTATTACAGGCGCTGGACACACAATAAACATTAATCTTGCAATAGGTTCAGCTACTCCTGCAGTAGGAGGACTTGATCCTAATGCAAGCGCAAGCAAGCCAATCGGTACAACCGGTTATACTTTCGCTTCAGTTAAGGTTACATCTGGTTCAGCTGAGAAAATTCGTTTGAATTCTATCAGATGGAATCAGTCAGGTTCAGTCGGTTCTACAGACTTGGAGAATTTGAAGACTTATGTTGACGGTACAGCTTATGACGTAGTCGCAAGCTCAAATGGTCAATATTACACTACAAACTTCGGCTCAGGAATCGTTATTGATAAAGGTTCTTCAAAAGAAGTCTCTATCAAAGGTGATATCGCAGGTGGTTCAGGAAGAACAATAATATTTGATATCTACAAGAATACTGATATCAATGTAACAGGCGAGACATTCGGTTATGGAATCACTCCTTCAGGAGAGACTACAGCTACAGCAGCTGACACTTCATCACAATTCACTACAGGAACACCATGGTTTGATGGTTCTAAAGTGACAGTATCAGCTGGAACTCTTAATGTTCAGAAGGCTACTACAGTAGAAGCTCAGAACATTGCAGAGAACGTAACTGATCAGCCTCTTGGCGGTTTCTTGGTAGAAGCTAAGGGTGAAGAAATTTCTGCTGCAAGCTTGGTATTCCATTTCACAATTGCTACAACATCAGGTTCAGCGCAAAGCGTTGCAGACGTCACTAATATTACTTTGGTTGATGAAAACGGCAGCATAGTTGCTGGTCCTGCAGACGGAGCAACAGTGGGACTTTCAGGCGGTACAGTTACATTCTCTGATACAGTTACATTCCCAATCGGTAAACACCTTTACCAATTGAAAGGTAAGATAGGAACTGATTTCGCTAATAACGACACAATTCAGGCTTCTACTACACCTTCAACAGATTGGACGACTGTTACAGGTCAGGTTACTGGAAACAGTATTACACCTTCACCTACATCAGCAGTTGTAGCTAATACAATGACTGTTAAGGCGTCATCATTGACAATTTCCGTATCACCGGATCCAGCTGCTCAGACAGTTGTTGCCGGAGGTACATTCACTTTTGCTAATTATTACTTTGATACAACTGCTTCAGGTGAAGACATCAAGATGTCAACATTGCCTCTAGCTTACGGTGTGTCAGGTGACGGTTCAGCAACAAACCTTACAAGCTGTGCTTTGTATGACGGCGCTTCACAGATAACAACAGGTTCAAATGTTGTTAATCCTTCAGCTGCCGGTTCTTCAACATCATTCACTATTGATGGATCAGGACTTGTAATTCCTAAAGGAACAGTTAAGACAGTTTCATTGAAATGTGATATAGCTGGAAATGCCACAGGTATGTACCTATGGGGAATTGATTCAGCAGCCACATTTGCAGGAACAGGCTTAACATCAAATCAGTCAGTTACTCCTACAGCTACAGACGCGAATGGTCAGTTGATAACACTGGCTTCAAGCGGATCATTCACAGTAGCCCTTGATACTGGTAAGAGCCCTTCATCTAAAGCTGCGGCTGTAGCCGGTTCAACAGGTAATACTGTAGGTGTATTGAAGTTCCATGCTACAAACGAAGCAATTGATATTACTAGAGTTGCTCTACAGATAACATCTGCTTCAACATCTAGAAATGACATTGTAAGAGTTACATTGCATGACTACGATTCAGGTGCGCAGGTTGGCGAAGCATTCTTCACGACTGCTAACAACGCAACATCAACATTAACAAGCGCTTTCAGAATTCCAAAAGATTCTGATAAGTATATGACAGTTAAAGCTGATCTTGCTACAATCGGCACAACAGGTCTTGGTACACAAGGTCACTTGGTAACAGTTGATTATGACGGCACTGATTCAACTGGTACAAGAGGTACAGGTGTAAATTCAGGCTCTACAATCAACACAGGTTCAACAGCTGACTCAGCTGTAAATGGTTTGAGGATGTTCAAATCTCTACCTACAGTTGCTAAGGTATCTGTTCCTACAAATAGCTTAAGCAATGGTACAAAGACACTTCTACGATTCAAGGTTACTGCTGATTCAGCAGGCGATGTTGGATTGTATAAGTTCACTGTCCAGGTTTCTACAACAACTGCTGTTGTAACAAACTTAAACGCTTATGGTTATACTGACGCCGCATTCTCAAATCCAGTATCAGGTGTTAATGCCGGAGGTAAGTTGATGAACAGCGATAAAGCTTCATTTGCTAACAACGCAGACATTAATGTCGTTATGGATAATGCAGGTACAGCTACTAACATTCAAATTCCAGCAGGTCAGACACGATACTTTGAGGTTACTGCCACTGTTGCAAGTTCAGCAGCTGGAGCATCAGTATCAACACAACTACAAGGTGACGCCGCATACCCTCAGCTTCTTAGCTACATGGGTGACGTTACTCTAGTTGACGATGACGCTGGTTCAAATGATGACTTTATCTGGTCACCAAATGCAACTACAACTTCAGCCAATGCGCATGCAGACTGGATAAACGGTTACAACGTAATCGGTCTTCCAGGAGCAAACTTGACTGCGGAAGTATTGTCACAATAA